The proteins below come from a single Rhizobium sp. BT04 genomic window:
- a CDS encoding helix-turn-helix domain-containing protein produces the protein MKTRRPQPAQSVTAPRTVSRVVPDPNALKALAHPVRLRMLGMLRVDGPATATQLAARLGLNSGATSYHLRQLAQYGFIEEAPHASRRDRWWRASHELTSVPASETEGEGLDLAFNQAVLSLQVGQMQQALEEYAELPAEWRKASAANDIIIPMTAKQAEALTRQLTDIILEAMRVAPPLGEAAAPGMVPFSIMLHAFPYPGRLPHHKEDGGS, from the coding sequence ATGAAAACACGGCGCCCGCAGCCTGCTCAATCCGTCACCGCACCCCGCACCGTCAGCCGCGTCGTGCCGGATCCAAATGCGCTGAAAGCGCTGGCGCATCCGGTCCGGTTGCGCATGCTCGGCATGCTGCGGGTCGATGGACCCGCCACGGCGACGCAGCTGGCCGCGCGGCTCGGGCTGAACAGCGGCGCCACCAGCTATCACCTGCGCCAGCTCGCGCAATACGGCTTCATCGAGGAGGCGCCGCATGCTTCGCGGCGTGATCGCTGGTGGCGCGCCAGTCACGAGCTCACCTCGGTGCCGGCAAGCGAGACCGAGGGCGAAGGACTCGATCTCGCCTTCAACCAGGCGGTGCTCTCCCTGCAGGTCGGCCAGATGCAGCAGGCGCTGGAGGAATATGCAGAACTGCCGGCGGAATGGCGCAAGGCGAGCGCTGCCAACGACATCATCATCCCGATGACGGCGAAGCAGGCGGAGGCCCTGACCAGGCAGTTGACCGACATCATCCTCGAAGCCATGCGGGTGGCTCCGCCTTTGGGCGAGGCGGCCGCTCCGGGCATGGTGCCTTTCTCGATCATGCTGCACGCCTTTCCCTATCCGGGCCGGCTCCCGCATCACAAGGAGGATGGTGGGTCATGA